The Henckelia pumila isolate YLH828 chromosome 2, ASM3356847v2, whole genome shotgun sequence genome includes a window with the following:
- the LOC140884468 gene encoding hypersensitive-induced reaction 1 protein → MGNLLCCVQVDQSTVAIKETFGKYNDVLQPGCHCVPWFLGSRLAGHLTLRLQQLDVRCETKTKDNVFVNVVASIQYRALADKANDAFYKLSNTRSQIQAYVFDVIRASVPKLNLDDTFEQKNEIAKAVEDELEKAMSAYGYEIVQTLIVDIEPDEHVKRAMNEINAAARMRVAANEKAEAEKILQIKRAEGEAEAKYLSGLGIARQRQAIVDGLRDSVIGFSVNVPGTTAKDVMDMVLVTQYFDTMKEIGASSKSSAVFIPHGPGAVRDVAAQIRDGLLQASPP, encoded by the exons ATGGGGAATTTGTTATGTTGTGTTCAAGTTGACCAATCGACGGTTGCTATTAAGGAAACATTTGGAAAATATAACGATGTCCTTCAGCCTGGCTGCCATTGTGTGCCTTGGTTTCTTGGAAGCAGATTGGCTGGCCACCTCACCCTCCGGCTGCAGCAATTAGATGTCCGCTGTGAGACCAAGACAAAG GACAATGTATTTGTCAACGTTGTGGCATCAATACAGTACCGTGCCCTTGCAGATAAGGCGAATGATGCCTTCTACAAGCTCAGCAACACAAGAAGTCAAATTCAGGCCTATGTGTTTGATG TGATAAGAGCTAGCGTTCCAAAACTCAATCTCGATGACACATTTGAGCAGAAAAATGAAATTGCTAAGGCTGTGGAAGAtgaacttgaaaag GCAATGTCTGCTTATGGGTATGAAATTGTTCAGACATTAATTGTCGATATTGAACCAGACGAACATGTTAAGAGAGCTATGAATGAAATCAATGCAg CTGCTAGGATGAGAGTTGCTGCTAATGAAAAAGCCGAGGCTGAAAAGATTCTGCAAATCAAGAGAGCTGAAGGTGAAGCCGAGGCTAAGTATCTCTCTGGTTTGGGTATCGCACGCCAGCGTCAGGCAATTGTTGATGGATTAAGAGATAGTGTGATTGGCTTCTCGGTTAATGTTCCCGGGACAACTGCGAAAGATGTCATGGACATGGTTCTTGTTACTCAGTACTTTGATACGATGAAGGAAATCGGGGCTTCTTCCAAGTCTTCAGCTGTATTTATTCCTCATGGACCAGGTGCGGTTCGTGATGTGGCGGCTCAGATTCGTGATGGGCTTCTTCAGGCTTCCCCACCCTGA
- the LOC140884466 gene encoding probable pectate lyase P59 isoform X2 — protein MYLRNHSATANDADEVWQERAAAAKKAARHAYQPDPKLVTDSLNKHVHMTFDEGNNSTRRGLRKYEGACMATNPIDQCWRCDKNWANNRKKLADCVLGFGRHTTGGKAGRFYVVTDPSDSDLVNPKPGTLRHAVIQEQPLWITFAHNMVIRLAEELIMTSNKTIDGRGAQVHITKGAGITIQYISNVIIHNIRVHDIKKGNGGLIRDSATHYGFRTRSDGDGISLFGATNIWIDHVSMSNCDDGLIDAIEGCTAITISNCHFTNHNEAMLFGASDSYSGDAIMQITLVFNHFGKGLVQRMPRARYGFVHVVNNDYTHWLMYAIGGSQHPTILSQGNRFIAPENPFAKDVTKRDYAPESVWKNWVWRSEGDLMMNGAFFTQSGDPNYKFAGVSDNISPKPGEYVSHLTRFSGPLACIRGKPC, from the exons ATGTACCTGAGAAATCACAG CGCAACGGCAAATGATGCCGACGAGGTATGGCAGGAGCGTGCAGCAGCGGCGAAGAAGGCCGCTCGCCATGCCTATCAACCAGACCCGAAGCTAGTCACGGACAGTCTCAACAAGCATGTTCATAT GACGTTTGACGAAGGTAACAATAGCACTCGGAGAGGTTTGCGAAAGTACGAAGGCGCATGCATGGCTACAAACCCTATCGACCAATGTTGGAGATGTGACAAGAATTGGGCTAACAATCGGAAGAAATTGGCGGATTGTGTTCTTGGGTTCGGTCGACACACGACAGGAGGCAAAGCAGGAAGATTTTACGTCGTGACCGACCCCTCGGACAGCGATCTCGTGAACCCGAAACCAGGAACTCTGAGACATGCTGTGATACAAGAACAACCATTATGGATCACATTTGCACATAATATGGTGATCAGACTGGCGGAGGAGCTTATCATGACGAGCAACAAGACGATAGATGGCCGCGGAGCGCAAGTGCACATCACCAAAGGCGCGGGGATAACCATACAATATATAAGTAATGTCATAATCCATAATATCCGTGTTCATGACATCAAGAAAGGCAATGGGGGTTTGATTAGGGATTCCGCAACACATTATGGTTTTCGAACTAGAAGCGATGGAGACGGGATTTCTCTCTTCGGAGCGACGAATATTTGGATAGATCATGTTTCCATGTCAAACTGTGACGATGGACTTATAGATGCCATTGAGGGTTGCACTGCCATTACCATCTCGAATTGCCATTTCACCAACCATAATGAG GCGATGCTGTTCGGAGCAAGTGATAGTTACTCAGGCGATGCCATAATGCAAATAACCCTAGTTTTCAATCACTTTGGCAAGGGATTGGTTCAAAGAATGCCTCGAGCTCGATACGGATTCGTGCACGTCGTTAACAATGACTATACTCATTGGTTAATGTATGCAATCGGTGGAAGCCAACACCCAACCATACTTAGCCAGGGAAATCGATTCATTGCACCTGAGAATCCGTTTGCCAAAGAC GTAACGAAGAGAGACTACGCGCCCGAGAGCGTCTGGAAGAATTGGGTATGGAGATCTGAAGGAGATCTCATGATGAATGGAGCTTTTTTCACTCAATCCGGAGATCCAAACTACAAGTTTGCGGGTGTAAGTGACAACATTAGCCCCAAACCGGGCGAATACGTGAGCCATCTCACAAGATTTTCGGGTCCTCTGGCGTGTATTCGTGGTAAACCTTGTTAG
- the LOC140884469 gene encoding uncharacterized protein, with product MGETEDPKNDSAAKVEKDQKHEKKEKDKHDQEKENGEKDNKDKKKKDKDGAKDKKKDKNPEDKKDPSKLRAKLEKIEQKMQDLQLKKDEILRMISEAESNAAHSSAAAPATA from the coding sequence ATGGGAGAAACAGAAGATCCAAAGAATGACAGTGCAGCCAAAGTCGAGAAAGATCAGAAACACGAAAAGAAGGAGAAGGATAAGCACGACCAGGAGAAGGAAAACGGGGAGAAAGACAacaaagacaagaagaagaaagataagGATGGTGCAAAGGATAAGAAGAAGGATAAGAATCCTGAGGATAAAAAGGACCCCAGCAAATTGAGGGCCAAGCTCGAAAAGATCGAGCAAAAGATGCAAGATTTGCAGCTTAAGAAAGACGAGATCTTGAGGATGATTAGTGAAGCTGAAAGCAATGCAGCACATTCAAGTGCTGCTGCACCGGCAACCGCATGA
- the LOC140884466 gene encoding probable pectate lyase P59 isoform X1, translating into MEAIRFRCRPVFLILSLVVFSATANDADEVWQERAAAAKKAARHAYQPDPKLVTDSLNKHVHMTFDEGNNSTRRGLRKYEGACMATNPIDQCWRCDKNWANNRKKLADCVLGFGRHTTGGKAGRFYVVTDPSDSDLVNPKPGTLRHAVIQEQPLWITFAHNMVIRLAEELIMTSNKTIDGRGAQVHITKGAGITIQYISNVIIHNIRVHDIKKGNGGLIRDSATHYGFRTRSDGDGISLFGATNIWIDHVSMSNCDDGLIDAIEGCTAITISNCHFTNHNEAMLFGASDSYSGDAIMQITLVFNHFGKGLVQRMPRARYGFVHVVNNDYTHWLMYAIGGSQHPTILSQGNRFIAPENPFAKDVTKRDYAPESVWKNWVWRSEGDLMMNGAFFTQSGDPNYKFAGVSDNISPKPGEYVSHLTRFSGPLACIRGKPC; encoded by the exons ATGGAGGCCATTAGGTTTAGGTGTAGGCCGGTTTTCTTGATTTTATCTCTCGTAGTTTTCAGCGCAACGGCAAATGATGCCGACGAGGTATGGCAGGAGCGTGCAGCAGCGGCGAAGAAGGCCGCTCGCCATGCCTATCAACCAGACCCGAAGCTAGTCACGGACAGTCTCAACAAGCATGTTCATAT GACGTTTGACGAAGGTAACAATAGCACTCGGAGAGGTTTGCGAAAGTACGAAGGCGCATGCATGGCTACAAACCCTATCGACCAATGTTGGAGATGTGACAAGAATTGGGCTAACAATCGGAAGAAATTGGCGGATTGTGTTCTTGGGTTCGGTCGACACACGACAGGAGGCAAAGCAGGAAGATTTTACGTCGTGACCGACCCCTCGGACAGCGATCTCGTGAACCCGAAACCAGGAACTCTGAGACATGCTGTGATACAAGAACAACCATTATGGATCACATTTGCACATAATATGGTGATCAGACTGGCGGAGGAGCTTATCATGACGAGCAACAAGACGATAGATGGCCGCGGAGCGCAAGTGCACATCACCAAAGGCGCGGGGATAACCATACAATATATAAGTAATGTCATAATCCATAATATCCGTGTTCATGACATCAAGAAAGGCAATGGGGGTTTGATTAGGGATTCCGCAACACATTATGGTTTTCGAACTAGAAGCGATGGAGACGGGATTTCTCTCTTCGGAGCGACGAATATTTGGATAGATCATGTTTCCATGTCAAACTGTGACGATGGACTTATAGATGCCATTGAGGGTTGCACTGCCATTACCATCTCGAATTGCCATTTCACCAACCATAATGAG GCGATGCTGTTCGGAGCAAGTGATAGTTACTCAGGCGATGCCATAATGCAAATAACCCTAGTTTTCAATCACTTTGGCAAGGGATTGGTTCAAAGAATGCCTCGAGCTCGATACGGATTCGTGCACGTCGTTAACAATGACTATACTCATTGGTTAATGTATGCAATCGGTGGAAGCCAACACCCAACCATACTTAGCCAGGGAAATCGATTCATTGCACCTGAGAATCCGTTTGCCAAAGAC GTAACGAAGAGAGACTACGCGCCCGAGAGCGTCTGGAAGAATTGGGTATGGAGATCTGAAGGAGATCTCATGATGAATGGAGCTTTTTTCACTCAATCCGGAGATCCAAACTACAAGTTTGCGGGTGTAAGTGACAACATTAGCCCCAAACCGGGCGAATACGTGAGCCATCTCACAAGATTTTCGGGTCCTCTGGCGTGTATTCGTGGTAAACCTTGTTAG